Proteins encoded by one window of Methylosinus sp. PW1:
- a CDS encoding TIGR02594 family protein has product MSLKWIDIARSYIGLHEGIGDLDNPKVVALYALAGHPEVKHDAVPWCAAFVGACLRQAGLPSTGTLWALDYAKYGDKVTSPVVGAIATKKRNGGGHVFFVVDFDGSYVWGLGGNQSDRVNIVKFPRSIIHSYSWPHGAPFPKAPHDGAFRVGAVKAGSEA; this is encoded by the coding sequence ATGAGCCTCAAATGGATCGATATCGCGCGCTCCTACATCGGCCTGCATGAGGGTATCGGCGATCTCGACAATCCGAAGGTCGTCGCGCTCTACGCGCTTGCCGGCCACCCGGAAGTCAAGCACGACGCTGTTCCATGGTGCGCGGCTTTCGTCGGCGCGTGCTTGCGTCAGGCGGGGCTTCCTTCGACCGGCACGCTTTGGGCGCTCGATTACGCCAAGTATGGCGACAAGGTGACGAGCCCAGTCGTCGGCGCAATCGCGACCAAGAAGCGCAATGGCGGCGGCCATGTGTTCTTCGTCGTCGATTTCGACGGCTCCTATGTGTGGGGGCTCGGCGGCAACCAGAGCGATCGTGTGAACATCGTGAAGTTCCCGCGCTCGATCATTCACTCATATTCGTGGCCGCACGGCGCTCCATTCCCGAAGGCTCCGCATGACGGAGCTTTTCGCGTCGGCGCGGTCAAAGCCGGAAGCGAGGCGTGA
- a CDS encoding septal ring lytic transglycosylase RlpA family protein encodes MPNIRAILLAASIAVAPSAAKADLIGDLIRSLQWNEARLHPSNSGLKRTRTPPMWSFASYYGGGERLNRHTANGERFNPGALTAAHRSLPFGTKVLVSHGDRSVVVRVNDRGPAAYTGRSIDLSRAAAARLAMLGAGVARVTIQVLR; translated from the coding sequence ATGCCGAACATTCGCGCCATATTGCTCGCAGCGTCGATCGCCGTCGCTCCATCTGCCGCAAAGGCAGATTTGATCGGCGATCTGATCCGCTCGCTTCAGTGGAACGAAGCTCGTCTTCATCCGTCGAATAGCGGTCTGAAGCGCACGCGCACGCCGCCGATGTGGTCATTCGCCTCCTATTATGGCGGCGGCGAGCGGCTGAACCGCCACACAGCAAACGGCGAGCGCTTCAATCCAGGCGCACTGACGGCGGCGCATCGCTCCCTCCCGTTCGGCACGAAGGTTCTCGTCTCGCATGGCGACCGCTCCGTCGTCGTTCGCGTCAATGATCGCGGGCCGGCGGCTTACACCGGCCGGTCAATCGACCTCTCCCGCGCCGCTGCGGCCCGCCTCGCCATGCTCGGCGCTGGCGTCGCGCGCGTTACCATACAGGTGCTTCGATGA